From a region of the Gossypium raimondii isolate GPD5lz chromosome 10, ASM2569854v1, whole genome shotgun sequence genome:
- the LOC105775878 gene encoding uncharacterized protein LOC105775878, with product MMKETQDKSSDEYQRLTWDALRKSINGLVNKVNATNIKNIVPELFAENLIRGRGLFCRSCMKSQMASPSFTDVFAALVTVVNTKFPEVGDLLLRRIVLQLKRAYKRNDKPQLLAAVKFIAHLVNQQVAHEIIALELLTVLLEYPTDDSVEVAVGFVTECGSLLQDLSPKCLHVSVGCCLQGYPVVCPELDLVEEDDQLTHEISLQDEIDPEITLDIFKPDPQYLENEKRYEELKKSILGEESEDEEGSDAGSSDEEEDEEEDECDEEDEEQMKIKDETETNLVNLRRTIYLTIMSSVDFEEAGHRLLKIKLDPGQESGENIPSVLWSSGVTVLHDQQNALPWHVLAYIRLTEEDTTSSSQIFIKILFQELSEHLGIRRLNEWLSDPTMQDSFESIFPRDNPKNT from the exons ATGATGAAAGAGACACAGGATAAGAGCAGCGATGAGTATCAGCGATTAACGTGGGATGCCCTTAGAAAAAGCATCAATGGGCTTGTTAACAAAGTCAATGctactaacataaaaaatatcgTTCCGGAACTCTTTGCTGAGAATCTTATTCGAGGAAGGGGTCTATTTTGTCGTTCGTGTATGAAATCTCAGATGGCATCCCCAAGTTTCACTGATGTTTTCGCTGCATTGGTGACTGTTGTTAATACCAAGTTTCCCGAAGTGGGGGATTTATTGTTGAGAAGGATTGTTTTACAGCTGAAAAGAGCATATAAGCGAAATGACAAG CCTCAATTATTAGCTGCTGTTAAATTTATAGCTCATCTTGTAAACCAGCAAGTCGCTCATGAGATTATTGCTTTGGAACTTCTCACTGTTTTGCTGGAGTACCCTACTGATGATAGTGTTGAGGTGGCTGTTGGTTTTGTTACCGAGTGTGGTTCATTACTTCAGGATCTTTCACCAAAATGTCTCCATG TTAGCGTTGGCTGTTGTTTACAG GGATACCCTGTTGTTTGTCCAGAACTAGACCTTGTTGAGGAAGATGACCAATTAACTCATGAGATATCTCTCCAAGATGAGATCGATCCAGAAATAACCCTTG ACATTTTTAAACCAGATCCTCAATACTTAGAGAATGAAAAGCGAtatgaagagttgaagaaatccATCCTTGGTGAGGAGTCCGAGGATGAAGAGGGTTCAGATGCAGGTTCAAGTGATGAGGAAGAGGATGAGGAGGAGGATGAATGTGATGAGGAAGATGAAGAGCAGATGAAAATAAAGGATGAGACAGAGACAAATCTTGTAAATCTTCGGAGGACTATCTATCTGACAATCATGTCCAGTGTAGATTTTGAGGAGGCTGGCCACAGGCTACTGAAAATTAAGCTTGACCCAGGGCAAGAG TCAGGAGAGAACATACCTTCGGTATTATGGTCTTCTGGGGTAACGGTTTTGCATGATCAACAAA ATGCTCTGCCTTGGCATGTTCTCGCCTATATACGCTTAACTGAGGAGGACACAACTTCTTCTTCCCAAATATTCATTAAGATTCTCTTCCAG GAACTGTCAGAGCATCTTGGAATTCGTAGACTGAATGAGTGGCTCTCAGATCCTACTATGCAGGACTCATTCGAATCAATTTTCCCAAGGGATAATCCCAAGAATACATGA